A genomic segment from Alteribacillus bidgolensis encodes:
- a CDS encoding helix-turn-helix domain-containing protein, giving the protein MLNEDLFAKALGRFLRLRRLEQDQTLEKLASIAHINDKNLGRIERGEKIPKAHTLFQIVMALNLTNTTFNKILKEYESLKKEENM; this is encoded by the coding sequence TTGTTAAACGAAGATTTATTTGCTAAAGCCTTAGGCAGATTTTTAAGGTTAAGACGGCTAGAACAAGACCAAACCTTAGAAAAATTAGCATCCATCGCCCATATAAATGACAAAAATTTAGGAAGAATCGAGAGAGGTGAAAAAATACCCAAGGCTCATACTCTTTTTCAAATTGTCATGGCATTGAACCTGACGAACACTACATTTAATAAGATTCTAAAAGAATATGAATCTCTAAAAAAGGAAGAAAACATGTAA